The Prionailurus viverrinus isolate Anna unplaced genomic scaffold, UM_Priviv_1.0 scaffold_35, whole genome shotgun sequence genome window below encodes:
- the LOC125158394 gene encoding RAD52 motif-containing protein 1-like isoform X12, which yields MAELVSFTVPTESDKTLLVWELSSGPTAEALHHSLFAVFSQFGLLYSVRVFPNAAVARPGFYAIIKFYSARDAHRAQKACDQKQLFQNSPVKVRLGTKHKAVQHQALALNSSQCQELANYYFGFNGWSKRIIKLQDLSDLEERANEDTVPPLQKQSLKFFCALEVVLPSYECWSPGAGMAEEPLDNLEEGPLSFLTKRRTIQKLAIQKAVSDAFQKLLIVILESGKIAVEYRPCEEITDASTEDELQDLIQPRCWPRLRS from the exons ATGGCGGAATTGGTCTCTTTTACGGTTCCCACAGAGAGTGACAAAACCTTGCTGGTGTGGGAGCTGAGTTCTGGACCCACGGCCGAGGCCTTGCAT CATTCTCTGTTCGCAGTATTCTCCCAGTTTGGCCTTCTGTATTCGGTCCGAGTCTTCCCAAACGCTGCAGTGGCCCGTCCTGGTTTCTACGCCATCATCAAGTTTTACTCAGCAAGGGATGCTCACAGAGCCCAAAAGGCATGCGACCAGAAGCAGCTTTTTCAGAATTCTCCCGTGAAG GTTCGTCTTGGCACCAAACATAAGGCGGTTCAACATCAGGCCCTTGCCCTAAACAGCTCCCAGTGCCAAGAACTGGCAAATTATTACTTTGGTTTCAATGGATGGTCAAAAAGGATCATCAAG CTTCAGGATCTTTCTGACCTTGAAGAAAGGGCAAATGAAGATACTGTGCCACCACttcagaagcagagcctgaaatTCTTCTGTGCTTTAGAGGTGGTGTTGCCATCCTATGAGTGCTGGAGTCCCGGCGCTGGCATGGCCGAGGAGCCTTTGGATAACCTGGAGGAAG GGCCATTATCATTTCTTACGAAAAGGCGGACAATCCAGAAGCTTGCTATTCAGAAGGCTGTGTCAGATGCATTCCAGAAACTGTTGATTGTGATTTTAG AAAGTGGTAAAATAGCTGTGGAATACAGACCCTGTGAAGAGATCACAGATGCCAGTACTGAAGACGAGCTACAGGATTTAATTCAA CCCAGATGTTGGCCCCGCCTAAGGAGTTGA
- the LOC125158394 gene encoding RAD52 motif-containing protein 1-like isoform X15: protein MAELVSFTVPTESDKTLLVWELSSGPTAEALHHSLFAVFSQFGLLYSVRVFPNAAVARPGFYAIIKFYSARDAHRAQKACDQKQLFQNSPVKVRLGTKHKAVQHQALALNSSQCQELANYYFGFNGWSKRIIKLQDLSDLEERANEDTVPPLQKQSLKFFCALEVVLPSYECWSPGAGMAEEPLDNLEEGPLSFLTKRRTIQKLAIQKAVSDAFQKLLIVILGIEDKT from the exons ATGGCGGAATTGGTCTCTTTTACGGTTCCCACAGAGAGTGACAAAACCTTGCTGGTGTGGGAGCTGAGTTCTGGACCCACGGCCGAGGCCTTGCAT CATTCTCTGTTCGCAGTATTCTCCCAGTTTGGCCTTCTGTATTCGGTCCGAGTCTTCCCAAACGCTGCAGTGGCCCGTCCTGGTTTCTACGCCATCATCAAGTTTTACTCAGCAAGGGATGCTCACAGAGCCCAAAAGGCATGCGACCAGAAGCAGCTTTTTCAGAATTCTCCCGTGAAG GTTCGTCTTGGCACCAAACATAAGGCGGTTCAACATCAGGCCCTTGCCCTAAACAGCTCCCAGTGCCAAGAACTGGCAAATTATTACTTTGGTTTCAATGGATGGTCAAAAAGGATCATCAAG CTTCAGGATCTTTCTGACCTTGAAGAAAGGGCAAATGAAGATACTGTGCCACCACttcagaagcagagcctgaaatTCTTCTGTGCTTTAGAGGTGGTGTTGCCATCCTATGAGTGCTGGAGTCCCGGCGCTGGCATGGCCGAGGAGCCTTTGGATAACCTGGAGGAAG GGCCATTATCATTTCTTACGAAAAGGCGGACAATCCAGAAGCTTGCTATTCAGAAGGCTGTGTCAGATGCATTCCAGAAACTGTTGATTGTGATTTTAG
- the LOC125158394 gene encoding RAD52 motif-containing protein 1-like isoform X11, giving the protein MAELVSFTVPTESDKTLLVWELSSGPTAEALHHSLFAVFSQFGLLYSVRVFPNAAVARPGFYAIIKFYSARDAHRAQKACDQKQLFQNSPVKVRLGTKHKAVQHQALALNSSQCQELANYYFGFNGWSKRIIKLQDLSDLEERANEDTVPPLQKQSLKFFCALEVVLPSYECWSPGAGMAEEPLDNLEEGPLSFLTKRRTIQKLAIQKAVSDAFQKLLIVILAPAPHSPGSLRPGASTGHVPAAHVGPTACPYVATVVAAGPGSSASGVGPGPCPADRRPHGAG; this is encoded by the exons ATGGCGGAATTGGTCTCTTTTACGGTTCCCACAGAGAGTGACAAAACCTTGCTGGTGTGGGAGCTGAGTTCTGGACCCACGGCCGAGGCCTTGCAT CATTCTCTGTTCGCAGTATTCTCCCAGTTTGGCCTTCTGTATTCGGTCCGAGTCTTCCCAAACGCTGCAGTGGCCCGTCCTGGTTTCTACGCCATCATCAAGTTTTACTCAGCAAGGGATGCTCACAGAGCCCAAAAGGCATGCGACCAGAAGCAGCTTTTTCAGAATTCTCCCGTGAAG GTTCGTCTTGGCACCAAACATAAGGCGGTTCAACATCAGGCCCTTGCCCTAAACAGCTCCCAGTGCCAAGAACTGGCAAATTATTACTTTGGTTTCAATGGATGGTCAAAAAGGATCATCAAG CTTCAGGATCTTTCTGACCTTGAAGAAAGGGCAAATGAAGATACTGTGCCACCACttcagaagcagagcctgaaatTCTTCTGTGCTTTAGAGGTGGTGTTGCCATCCTATGAGTGCTGGAGTCCCGGCGCTGGCATGGCCGAGGAGCCTTTGGATAACCTGGAGGAAG GGCCATTATCATTTCTTACGAAAAGGCGGACAATCCAGAAGCTTGCTATTCAGAAGGCTGTGTCAGATGCATTCCAGAAACTGTTGATTGTGATTTTAG CGCCAGCACCCCACTCGCCTGGGTCGCTGCGCCCCGGAGCCTCCACAGGTCATGTCCCGGCTGCGCATGTTGGCCCCACTGCTTGTCCTTATGTGGCAACCGTTGTGGCTGCTGGTCCAGGCAGCTCAGCTTCCGGAGTGGGCCCTGGACCCTGCCCAGCTGACCGCCGACCCCATGGAGCCGGCTGA
- the LOC125158394 gene encoding RAD52 motif-containing protein 1-like isoform X13, translating to MAELVSFTVPTESDKTLLVWELSSGPTAEALHHSLFAVFSQFGLLYSVRVFPNAAVARPGFYAIIKFYSARDAHRAQKACDQKQLFQNSPVKVRLGTKHKAVQHQALALNSSQCQELANYYFGFNGWSKRIIKLQDLSDLEERANEDTVPPLQKQSLKFFCALEVVLPSYECWSPGAGMAEEPLDNLEEGPLSFLTKRRTIQKLAIQKAVSDAFQKLLIVILESGKIAVEYRPCEEITDASTEDELQDLIQV from the exons ATGGCGGAATTGGTCTCTTTTACGGTTCCCACAGAGAGTGACAAAACCTTGCTGGTGTGGGAGCTGAGTTCTGGACCCACGGCCGAGGCCTTGCAT CATTCTCTGTTCGCAGTATTCTCCCAGTTTGGCCTTCTGTATTCGGTCCGAGTCTTCCCAAACGCTGCAGTGGCCCGTCCTGGTTTCTACGCCATCATCAAGTTTTACTCAGCAAGGGATGCTCACAGAGCCCAAAAGGCATGCGACCAGAAGCAGCTTTTTCAGAATTCTCCCGTGAAG GTTCGTCTTGGCACCAAACATAAGGCGGTTCAACATCAGGCCCTTGCCCTAAACAGCTCCCAGTGCCAAGAACTGGCAAATTATTACTTTGGTTTCAATGGATGGTCAAAAAGGATCATCAAG CTTCAGGATCTTTCTGACCTTGAAGAAAGGGCAAATGAAGATACTGTGCCACCACttcagaagcagagcctgaaatTCTTCTGTGCTTTAGAGGTGGTGTTGCCATCCTATGAGTGCTGGAGTCCCGGCGCTGGCATGGCCGAGGAGCCTTTGGATAACCTGGAGGAAG GGCCATTATCATTTCTTACGAAAAGGCGGACAATCCAGAAGCTTGCTATTCAGAAGGCTGTGTCAGATGCATTCCAGAAACTGTTGATTGTGATTTTAG AAAGTGGTAAAATAGCTGTGGAATACAGACCCTGTGAAGAGATCACAGATGCCAGTACTGAAGACGAGCTACAGGATTTAATTCAA
- the LOC125158394 gene encoding titin-like isoform X9: MAELVSFTVPTESDKTLLVWELSSGPTAEALHHSLFAVFSQFGLLYSVRVFPNAAVARPGFYAIIKFYSARDAHRAQKACDQKQLFQNSPVKVRLGTKHKAVQHQALALNSSQCQELANYYFGFNGWSKRIIKLQDLSDLEERANEDTVPPLQKQSLKFFCALEVVLPSYECWSPGAGMAEEPLDNLEEGPLSFLTKRRTIQKLAIQKAVSDAFQKLLIVILESGKIAVEYRPCEEITDASTEDELQDLIQVLTPPAEPVGFNYLGSSAPAQMLAPPKELTETLVPFLDTDSVGELPPGPDEDLNDQLSQHQRLPEVVPMPGWDQNQTIAPPPQLKSKAKTVGLDQAEDHQSFEILVPFLDSQSSKPTKFIVSPLNLKKDLAQHRRLAKVVGTPNQSANKEHLQQQLQDDYLDSNMGLLYPEENLPMGFPGGPDQLPNFSEEAEIPPPLQKTPNHLESHEEAESFLPQGEAQAQHPEPPEETETSLLEQEAPSPRPESLKDGNSTNPQEAPAEPSSTPEQVEPSSVQQEASAQPTEAPEEVEPSPTPQEAPAQPPEPSKDIISQLLAHHEVNVLSPSQSEAQKPSFPNVTVKPLDLTITLTQPAEHPKEAGPTPVRQEAPAQPAERLEEVEPTPVQQEAPTLVPEFPIEYLTQLAISDEVTSLPLGQYPDYLMFPRVTGKPLDVELTTTPGPDKGVESSIAQQEAPPQPLEHTEEAELSLTQQGTSGKPPEEVEPASEQETPGQPSEPPGVIDPSLRQQETPAQPSVPPEEAKPSLSKQEPPAQLPEAQEEGEPSPLQEEGQGQHPQASEGSEPPTTQEESPAQHPQTPEEVEPSSTQQEAPAQYPQASEEGEPFPTQPETPTQYPEPLEGTEPSPAQSEATTQHPNPLGEVKPATYQEAPSQHPQTSEEINRSATQQEATAQHPEPSGEPSPTQQEAPAHSPEHRVVTVFPQGQNQAQLLLLPNVTVKPVDPSVTMTSESTNEVEASPLREEASAQSGVSPEQLEPSPIQQEVPHQHPAAPENAEPSPIQQGVSTMPEDLPEEIELSPSQQESSALPQVPVARIEPSPIQQEVPAQQPKPNEGVESFPVQYEHPAQPPGSSTDVVAQSPVQHEVTFSPPGPGEAQHPVSPNITVKLVDLRVLISPQATKEVKPLPVQQDVPAQSPPAQVEFFPAQSKRLPQSPESPEDESSPGQQEVLAQPSEPPEKVAPSPVQQETLSLPLEPLKEIEPSLTQQEVQAQPSEAPEKVEPSPILQQAPEPSKEAETPPAQQEAPVQPPEPPEEVVAQPPVHNEVTVPPLGQEQAQHPNLPNVTVQPADLELTVTPEPTVEAEHSTIMQQTIAPPEDTEVTPAHPEQVQAQHPNLTEVRVQPLDLELTITPEPTTEVETSTMQEIPGHPSEPPKEVVVQPPLFWEVTVPTPGLDQAHHPLSPNVTVQPWDLELTITPEPTMEVKASTALKKTTAPPKDLEVTFAHLEQVQVQHSTLNKAKTPQTPDQPPEPPKELVAQPPVYQEAAVPTPDQDQAQCLWLPNVTVQPLDLVLTVTTEPTTDVKHPSALQQTTAPPEDLEVTFPHSEHIQHPTLTKVTVKPLDPGLTITPESTTETEPSLTMQETPTQPPEPPKEVVQYPSQQEVTVPTPSKDQGQQLTLPSVTAHHVDLGLTITPEPTTEAELSTPMKETIAPPPKDLEVTLAHPEQVQSQHPNLTEVTVPPMDLELTVTAGSSVETEPSPTTRDTPTQPPEPPKEVVVQYPFQQEVTVPTPSKDQGQRPASPIIPFRHVELTITPEPITEAEHSTTLKKTTTPPPKDLEVTLAHPEQVQSQHRNLTEVTLLPMDLEIPVSQQPETGFPPTTQHSVVHFVNYTSEKAYTTLTWQPEQNATTNLKICERCTCKDETLSCVGLSLQQRLRRVPVPEPDTYNGTFTILYRG; the protein is encoded by the exons ATGGCGGAATTGGTCTCTTTTACGGTTCCCACAGAGAGTGACAAAACCTTGCTGGTGTGGGAGCTGAGTTCTGGACCCACGGCCGAGGCCTTGCAT CATTCTCTGTTCGCAGTATTCTCCCAGTTTGGCCTTCTGTATTCGGTCCGAGTCTTCCCAAACGCTGCAGTGGCCCGTCCTGGTTTCTACGCCATCATCAAGTTTTACTCAGCAAGGGATGCTCACAGAGCCCAAAAGGCATGCGACCAGAAGCAGCTTTTTCAGAATTCTCCCGTGAAG GTTCGTCTTGGCACCAAACATAAGGCGGTTCAACATCAGGCCCTTGCCCTAAACAGCTCCCAGTGCCAAGAACTGGCAAATTATTACTTTGGTTTCAATGGATGGTCAAAAAGGATCATCAAG CTTCAGGATCTTTCTGACCTTGAAGAAAGGGCAAATGAAGATACTGTGCCACCACttcagaagcagagcctgaaatTCTTCTGTGCTTTAGAGGTGGTGTTGCCATCCTATGAGTGCTGGAGTCCCGGCGCTGGCATGGCCGAGGAGCCTTTGGATAACCTGGAGGAAG GGCCATTATCATTTCTTACGAAAAGGCGGACAATCCAGAAGCTTGCTATTCAGAAGGCTGTGTCAGATGCATTCCAGAAACTGTTGATTGTGATTTTAG AAAGTGGTAAAATAGCTGTGGAATACAGACCCTGTGAAGAGATCACAGATGCCAGTACTGAAGACGAGCTACAGGATTTAATTCAA GTACTTACACCCCCAGCTGAGCCGGTGGGCTTTAATTACCTGGGGTCCTCTGCTCCAGCCCAGATGTTGGCCCCGCCTAAGGAGTTGACTGAGACTTTGGTTCCATTCCTGGACACGGATTCCGTTGGAGAACTACCCCCAGGGCCAGATGAGGATCTGAATGACCAGCTAAGCCAGCATCAAAGGCTCCCAGAGGTGGTTCCAATGCCAGGTTGGGATCAGAATCAGACCATAGCTCCGCCTCCTCAACTCAAAAGTAAGGCTAAAACTGTAGGTTTAGATCAGGCCGAAGATCACCAATCGTTTGAAATACTTGTTCCATTTCTGGATAGTCAGAGTTCAAAGCCAACAAAGTTTATTGTTTCACCCCTAAACCTGAAGAAAGATCTAGCTCAGCATCGAAGGCTTGCCAAAGTTGTTGGAACTCCAAACCAATCTGCAAATAAAGAGCACCTACAACAACAGCTGCAGGATGATTATTTAGATTCCAATATGGGTCTCCTATATCCTGAGGAGAACCTACCTATGGGTTTCCCAGGGGGACCAGATCAACTTCCAAACTTCTCTGAGGAGGCTGAAATTCCTCCACCCTTGCAGAAGACCCCAAATCATCTAGAGTCCCATGAGGAAGCTGAATCTTTTTTGCCCCAAGGGGAGGCTCAGGCTCAGCATCCAGAGCCCCCTGAAGAGACAGAAACATCTCTACTTGAGCAGGAGGCTCCATCTCCGCGTCCAGAGTCCCTTAAGGATGGAAATTCAACAAACCCACAAGAGGCCCCAGCTGAGCCTTCAAGTACCCCTGAACAGGTCGAACCTTCTTCAGTCCAGCAGGAAGCCTCAGCTCAACCTACAGAGGCCCCCGAGGAAGTGGAACCTTCTCCAACCCCCCAGGAGGCCCCTGCTCAGCCTCCAGAGCCATCTAAGGACATCATATCTCAACTGTTAGCACATCATGAAGTAAATGTGCTATCTCCAAGTCAGAGTGAAGCTCAGAAGCCAAGCTTCCCCAATGTCACTGTTAAACCTCTGGATCTTACCATAACTCTAACTCAGCCTGCGGAGCACCCTAAGGAGGCTGGACCTACCCCAGTCCGGCAGGAGGCCCCTGCTCAGCCTGCAGAGCGCCTCGAGGAGGTTGAACCTACCCCAGTCCAGCAGGAGGCCCCAACTCTAGTTCCAGAGTTCCCTATCGAGTATTTAACTCAACTTGCAATAAGTGATGAGGTGACATCTCTACCTCTAGGTCAGTATCCAGATTATTTAATGTTTCCCAGGGTTACAGGTAAGCCTTTAGATGTGGAACTTACCACAACTCCGGGGCCTGATAAAGGTGTTGAATCTTCTATAGCCCAGCAAGAGGCCCCACCTCAGCCTCTTGAACATACTGAGGAAGCAGAACTTTCTCTAACCCAGCAAGGGACCTCGGGTAAGCCTCCAGAGGAGGTTGAGCCTGCAAGTGAGCAGGAGACCCCAGGGCAGCCTTCCGAGCCTCCTGGGGTGATTGATCCTTCTCTAAGGCAGCAGGAGACCCCAGCTCAGCCTTCAGTGCCTCCTGAGGAAGCTAAGCCTTCTCTAAGCAAACAGGAACCCCCAGCTCAGCTTCCAGAGGCCCAGGAAGAGGGTGAACCTTCCCCTCTCCAGGAGGAGGGCCAGGGTCAGCACCCACAGGCCTCTGAGGGGAGTGAACCACCTACAACCCAGGAGGAGTCCCCAGCTCAGCATCCACAGACCCCTGAGGAGGTTGAACCTTCTTCAACCCAGCAGGAGGCTCCAGCTCAGTATCCTCAGGCATCAGAGGAGGGTGAGCCTTTTCCAACCCAACCAGAGACCCCAACTCAGTATCCAGAGCCCCTTGAGGGGACTGAACCTTCTCCAGCCCAGTCAGAGGCCACAACTCAGCATCCAAATCCCCTTGGGGAAGTTAAACCTGCAACCTATCAGGAGGCCCCAAGTCAGCATCCACAGACCTCTGAGGAAATTAACCGTTCTGCCACTCAACAGGAAGCCACAGCTCAACATCCAGAGCCTTCTGGTGAACCTTCTCCAACCCAACAGGAGGCCCCAGCTCACTCTCCAGAACATCGGGTGGTAACAGTTTTTCCTCAAGGTCAGAATCAAGCTCAGCTCCTGCTGTTGCCTAATGTCACTGTTAAACCTGTGGATCCTTCAGTTACCATGACCTCAGAATCCACTAATGAGGTTGAAGCTTCTCCACTCCGAGAAGAGGCCTCAGCTCAGTCTGGAGTGTCCCCTGAGCAGTTGGAACCTTCTCCAATCCAGCAGGAGGTCCCACATCAGCATCCAGCTGCCCCTGAAAATGCTGAGCCTTCTCCAATCCAGCAGGGAGTCTCCACTATGCCTGAAGATCTTCCTGAGGAAATTGAACTTTCTCCAAGCCAGCAGGAGAGCTCCGCTCTGCCTCAAGTGCCTGTTGCAAGGATAGAACCTTCTCCAATCCAGCAAGAGGTCCCAGCTCAGCAACCAAAGCCCAATGAGGGGGTCGAGTCTTTTCCAGTTCAGTATGAGCATCCAGCTCAGCCTCCAGGGTCCTCTACAGATGTTGTAGCTCAGTCTCCAGTACAGCATGAGGTGACATTCTCACCTCCAGGTCCAGGTGAAGCTCAGCATCCAGTGTCACCTAATATCACAGTTAAACTTGTGGATCTGAGGGTTCTCATAAGTCCCCAGGCAACTAAGGAGGTTAAACCTCTTCCAGTGCAGCAGGATGTCCCTGCTCAATCTCCCCCTGCGCAAGTTGAATTTTTTCCAGCTCAGTCCAAGCGTCTTCCCCAGTCTCCAGAGTCCCCTGAAGATGAGTCTTCTCCAGGCCAACAAGAGGTCCTAGCTCAGCCTTCAGAGCCTCCTGAGAAGGTGGCACCATCTCCAGTCCAGCAGGAAACCCTATCTCTACCTCTCGAGCCACTTAAGGAGATAGAACCTTCTCTAACACAACAGGAGGTACAAGCTCAGCCTTCAGAGGCCCCTGAGAAGGTAGAACCATCTCCAATTCTGCAGCAGGCTCCCGAGCCCTCTAAGGAGGCAGAAACTCCTCCAGCCCAGCAGGAGGCCCCAGTTCAGCCTCCAGAGCCACCTGAGGAGGTTGTAGCACAACCTCCAGTCCATAATGAGGTGACGGTTCCACCTCTAGGACAAGAGCAAGCTCAGCATCCAAACTTGCCCAATGTTACTGTTCAGCCTGCTGACCTGGAGCTTACTGTAACTCCAGAACCTACTGTGGAGGCTGAGCATTCTACAATCATGCAGCAGACTATAGCTCCTCCAGAGGACACTGAGGTGACACCTGCCCATCCAGAGCAGGTCCAGGCTCAGCATCCAAATTTGACTGAAGTCAGAGTTCAGCCTTTAGACCTGGAACTGACCATAACTCCAGAACCCACTACAGAGGTTGAAACTTCAACCATGCAAGAGATCCCAGGTCACCCTTCAGAGCCACCTAAGGAGGTTGTAGTTCAGCCTCCACTGTTTTGGGAGGTGACAGTTCCAACTCCAGGTCTGGATCAAGCTCATCATCCATTGTCACCTAATGTAACAGTTCAGCCTTGGGACCTAGAGCTTACCATAACTCCAGAACCCACTATGGAGGTTAAAGCTTCTACAGCCCTGAAGAAAACTACAGCTCCTCCAAAGGACCTTGAGGTAACATTTGCACATCTAGAGCAGGTTCAGGTTCAGCATTCAACCTTGAATAAGGCCAAAACTCCACAGACCCCAGATCAGCCTCCAGAGCCGCCTAAGGAACTTGTAGCTCAACCTCCAGTATATCAAGAGGCAGCAGTTCCAACACCAGATCAGGATCAAGCTCAGTGTCTGTGGTTGCCGAATGTAACAGTTCAGCCTTTGGACTTGGTGCTTACTGTAACTACAGAACCCACTACGGATGTTAAACATCCCTCAGCCCTGCAGCAGACTACCGCTCCTCCAGAGGACCTTGAGGTGACATTTCCACATTCAGAGCACATTCAGCATCCAACCTTAACTAAAGTCACAGTTAAACCTTTGGACCCAGGGCTTACCATAACTCCAGAATCCACTACAGAGACTGAACCTTCTCTAACCATGCAAGAGACCCCAacccagcctccagagccaccTAAGGAGGTGGTTCAGTATCCATCCCAACAGGAAGTGACAGTTCCTACCCCAAGTAAGGATCAAGGTCAGCAGCTAACATTGCCCAGTGTCACAGCTCATCATGTGGACTTGGGGCTAACCATAACTCCAGAACCTACTACAGAGGCTGAACTTTCTACACCCATGAAGGAGACTATAGCTCCTCCTCCAAAGGACCTTGAGGTGACACTTGCACATCCAGAGCAGGTTCAGAGTCAACATCCAAACCTGACTGAAGTCACAGTTCCACCTATGGACCTGGAACTTACTGTAACTGCAGGATCCAGTGTGGAGACTGAACCTTCTCCAACCACGCGAGACACCCCAACTCAGCCTCCAGAGCCACCTAAGGAGGTTGTAGTTCAATATCCATTCCAGCAGGAAGTGACAGTTCCAACTCCAAGTAAGGATCAAGGTCAGCGTCCAGCATCACCCATCATCCCATTTCGTCATGTGGAGCTTACTATAACTCCAGAACCTATTACGGAGGCTGAACATTCGACAACCCTGAAGAAGACTACAACTCCTCCCCCAAAGGACCTTGAGGTGACACTTGCACATCCAGAACAGGTTCAGAGTCAACATCGAAACCTGACTGAAGTCACGCTTCTACCTATGGACCTAGAAATTCCTGTAAGTCAGCAACCAGAGACAGGTTTTCCTCCAACAACTCAACATTCTGTGGTGCATTTTGTAAACTATACCTCAGAAAAGGCATACACAACTTTAACTTGGCAACCAGAACAGAATGCCACCACAAACCTCAAAATATGTGAGCGTTGTACCTGCAAAGATGAGACACTGTCGTGTGTTGGTCTCAGCCTACAGCAGAGGCTCCGCAGAGTGCCCGTGCCGGAGCCCGACACCTACAACGGCACCTTCACCATCTT
- the LOC125158394 gene encoding RAD52 motif-containing protein 1-like isoform X14, which yields MAELVSFTVPTESDKTLLVWELSSGPTAEALHHSLFAVFSQFGLLYSVRVFPNAAVARPGFYAIIKFYSARDAHRAQKACDQKQLFQNSPVKVRLGTKHKAVQHQALALNSSQCQELANYYFGFNGWSKRIIKLQDLSDLEERANEDTVPPLQKQSLKFFCALEVVLPSYECWSPGAGMAEEPLDNLEEGPLSFLTKRRTIQKLAIQKAVSDAFQKLLIVILGTYTPS from the exons ATGGCGGAATTGGTCTCTTTTACGGTTCCCACAGAGAGTGACAAAACCTTGCTGGTGTGGGAGCTGAGTTCTGGACCCACGGCCGAGGCCTTGCAT CATTCTCTGTTCGCAGTATTCTCCCAGTTTGGCCTTCTGTATTCGGTCCGAGTCTTCCCAAACGCTGCAGTGGCCCGTCCTGGTTTCTACGCCATCATCAAGTTTTACTCAGCAAGGGATGCTCACAGAGCCCAAAAGGCATGCGACCAGAAGCAGCTTTTTCAGAATTCTCCCGTGAAG GTTCGTCTTGGCACCAAACATAAGGCGGTTCAACATCAGGCCCTTGCCCTAAACAGCTCCCAGTGCCAAGAACTGGCAAATTATTACTTTGGTTTCAATGGATGGTCAAAAAGGATCATCAAG CTTCAGGATCTTTCTGACCTTGAAGAAAGGGCAAATGAAGATACTGTGCCACCACttcagaagcagagcctgaaatTCTTCTGTGCTTTAGAGGTGGTGTTGCCATCCTATGAGTGCTGGAGTCCCGGCGCTGGCATGGCCGAGGAGCCTTTGGATAACCTGGAGGAAG GGCCATTATCATTTCTTACGAAAAGGCGGACAATCCAGAAGCTTGCTATTCAGAAGGCTGTGTCAGATGCATTCCAGAAACTGTTGATTGTGATTTTAG GTACTTACACCCCCAGCTGA